GAGGGAGGCCCCTTCCCTGGGGCTCTGGGGAGGCACCTGTGAAGACAGACCTGAAGCGAATCCCTGACAGCCCCTGCCCTGCTGTGAGTGGGCCTGACTCCCAAGTCCTGGCCCAGCACCTCCAGCCCCCTCTGGCTTCTCACGTTCCTGCACCATCTGGGCTACACCAGTCATTTCCTTTCCCACACTGGCGCTGCGCAGGCTTTGCTTGGTGACCGGCCCCACCTGACCGGGCAGCTTCTCTGGAGCTGGAGCCTGGGGACCCACACAGGAAATCTCAGCCTCTCCAGCCAACTCTTGCTTCTTCTCCTTTGAGTCCACCCAGAGTCCAGGAGaaggtgtggggagaggggcaaTGGCCACACCCTGAGTCCCATCTAGAAGCTTCTCTGGGCTTGGCACAATGAGGTCCTTGTCCCTCTCACTGCTCCCAGCTCTTGCCTTTTCTCCTGGTGCACCCTGGGGCCCATCGGCAGTCAGGGCTCTGAGCCCAGCCTTCTCAAAGATCTTGGTGATGTGCTCCCTGAAGTCAGGGAAGCCACTGACCGTGCTAGTCTGCTTGGAGCGCGCATGCAGACCACCCGATGTGCCTCTGCTCAGATCCTCGGGGGGTTCTACCATCCTCTCCCCAATGCTCTTTGTCCCCTTTGCTGTCTCACCCGCCATGCCCTCCTCACAGGCAGGGGGTGCTGGAATCTCATAGGGTTTGGCACCTGCTGCTTTCTCCTCCACTAGCATGTGCTCACCCTTGGTCAGAAGTGGCATCCTGTCCAGGTAGGGCATGGAGTCCACAGGTCCCTCAAGAGTGCCAGCTTTGGAGCTTCCACCACTGGCTTGTGCCCCAGTGATTTCCCTACCTGTAGCTGCTGGTTGTGGGAGGGAGGCCGGGAGGCCCAAAGACAGCTTCATGGAGGTGGCATTTTCCAAGGCAAGCAGAGGCGCCTCTGTGGGAGAAGTGCTTTCACCAGGAGCTCTGGGCCCTTGGGAGGAGAGAGCTTTCTCTCCACTGTCTTCTGCCCCTTCCCTGGGAGCAACCTCCACATGCAGGTAAGGAGGGTCAGGAGCAGCGTCTTCTGGTGGCCCAGATAGCAAGAGCCTCTCTGCGCTGGAGACAGCCTGTGCTTCAGGAATCTCTGCCATGCTCCTGTGAATCCCACCCAGCTCTCCGGCTGGTGGCAAGGCATCCTGGCAGCTGGCCGAAGGCTGCTCAGCTTGGCAGGGCTCACCTGGGGCAGAGGTAGAAGTTTCCTCCCCAGGGGAGGGGCATTGCCCAGTATTAAGGAATCCAGCATTCAAAGCAGCTTCTCCTGCGTCCTCTGGAGCTGACTGCATCCCCAGGTCCCCTCTGCCAGCGTTCCCACTGGTCTCAGCAGCTCTGCCTTGCTCCTGGGCTGATGGGAAACTTCCAAGAAGCTCTCGGGCCTCGGCATCCGAGGTGGCGGGCTGCTCCATTTCCTTCCGTGGGGCCAGCACTGGCCGCTGTCTGCCTCCCTGGGTTTCAGCACCTGACTCTCTCTCTGGGGCATCCTGGGTGGTTGTGACGCTGGGGCTGGCGGGTGCTGGAACTGGCGGGCAGTGAGCTGCATCCAGGAGAGCCACGGGCTCAGGCTGCCGAGGCGGAGTCCCCACTGTGTTcgcacttgtcttctctgttttactCAAGCCCTCGAGCAGGCGCCGAGTGTCAGCGGCTTCAGAAGCTCCTCCATCACCGAGACATGCTTCTTCATGCTGGCTGCTGACTTCCAGCGTACCCACCAGCTCTTGTCGGGACTTGCTTGGCCCTTGCCCAGCACAgcaattttcctttctgttcaaGTTACCTGCAAGAGAGGACTCTTCGGAGGTGTCTGCCGCAGGAGGCCCCACCCCGGACGGCCGGCGGTCACTGCGTGCTCCCTCTTGCCCATTCTCCCCTAGGGCAGGCAGCTCTGGGCTTACTGGTGCTGACAACTCCGACTGCTCTGTCGCAGGGCTCTCCAGAACCGAGTCCCTGGCAGCCGATCGTGTAGCATCAGACAGACTGTCTTTGGGGTGCTCCCTCTGTAGCTCCGATCTGGAAGCCTGCTCCTTTTCTCCACAAGTGGGCAAGCACGCATCCTCCTGAGGTGTCACAGGTACGTGGATTTGGGAAGAATCTGTGCCCAGCTTCTTCAAACCTGGATCACCTGGATAAGTCTCTTCCCCATTTTTACACACTCGGGTCTTCTCCCTGAGCATATCAAAGATGGATGCATCTGGGTCTGACTGGGATGGCTGGAGATGATTCTCAGAAGGTACTGAGGGCCTCTCAGGTGCAGCTACTCGTATGCAGCTATCCCCTGGGAAGGACGGGATTCCTTGCTGACTGTGCTCCAGACTGAGCGACGTGAGCCCGCTGTCCATTGCCAAGTCCTCCCCCTCAGGGGGCTGTGGCCCATCAGCCCGGGCTTCCTGTCCAGCTGCATCATGGCCCAGCCCACAAGACCGGTCTGGGGATGCCGGCAAGCCCGCCTCCTCACAGTTGTCAGGTGTCCGCGCAGATGGGTGGCTCATGGCCTTTATTTCAGATCTGCGCTCCACCTCCTGGGCTTTAGGGACAACCTCTGCAGCAGGAGTTGACAGGAAATCTGATTTCTCAGATTCCAAGGCAGGAAGAGAGTCCATTATTCCCAATCCCCCCAGGTCCTGGAGGGTGTGGGGACATTTGGTCTGCAATCTGGGCCCCTCCCAGCCAGCTCCCTCGGGAAGAACATGCTCACCAGctccgtccggccccgggatcAGGATGCGACCGTTCTCATGGAGCTTGGGCAGTGAGTCAGATGCATGGGCCACTGAGCTCCGAGCTGCGCCTTCTGATACAGAGCCcagcctgcctgtgggctgggggccCTCCTCACGGAGTGGCTGTGCTGAGTCTGTGCTGGGAAGGACTTGGCTCTCCACAGTGCCGTTCAGCTTTGAAATCTCATCTTTCTCCACCTCTGGGTCAGGCCTACAGCCAAGGGCCTGGGGTTGCTCTCCCTGTGGGTTTTCAGGATTCGCACTGGGTAGCTCTGGGGCTTCTTCCTGTCCTCTAGGGCTGGCCTCTGGTAGTCCACTTTCCTCATTGACCACAGCTGGGCTTTGGGGGGCCTTGGCTTCACGCTCTGGTCCCAGGGCACTTTCATCTGATGTactggggagaggagggggcaGCACCCCTTGTTGGACTTCGTGGCCTTGCTCCTTAATGGAgagctctcccctctcctcctgggGCAAAGGGGGAGGAACCTCTCTGGGGATCCCTTCTGGATGCACTCCCGCTCTTCCAAGATCTGATGCACACTTCTCCTGTCCCCCCAACTCAGCACCTGCCAGCTCTTCAGCCGGAACTCTAAGAACTGGTATCTCAGCCCCGTGAACCATCTCCCTGGCCAGCCAGCTGGGATTTGCTGCAGCCGCAGAGGCCCAAGTGGCCGGCTGTGGACTGAGGTTTGGAGCTGGACGCACTTCCTCTGCCGGTACATGCGGGGACTGCTCAGCACTCATGAGCAGAACCCCTTCGGGCTGGTCACCTGGTGGTGCGCAGACAGCATTACCGGGCTGGGCTCCCCACCCTCTTGTCTGCGAGGAATGCTGAGCATCACTGGCATCCAGAGTCTCCTTCCTagagcctccagcccctggcgcCAGGGCAGGACGCAGTGACCCCCAGGGCAGCTCTGTGCAGGGTAGATGTGCTCCCATTTGCTGCTGGCAGATTTCCTGGGATGCAGCATTTATGTCCTCTTCTTGGGAAGCCCCTGAATTTTTCCTAGTAGAACCGCAGGGCTTGAGGAAAACCGAGTCATCAGCCAAGTCTTCAGGCATCACCTCCACTTggcatttttctctgtctgaggCTCTTGGGGCTGGATCTTGCAGGATTGGGGTCTCAGTTTTTGTGGGGGACTCCTCCAGGCCAGCTGAGCTCTCCTTGCCTGGGTGGGCTGCAGCAGGGGCCTTGGGGACCACCCCCTGCCCAGACTCTGTGGGGGGAAAGCCACCTGCAGCCTCCTTCCCTGGTGACCCGAAACCACCTGGCTGGCTGACCTCCGCACATGGCTGCTCTTTCAGAGGTGCTGGTGGCCTTCCTGGCTGCTGTTCAAGGTGACTGGAGGAAGCCGCTTTATCAACCTCTTCCTTCATGCCTCCCTCTCTTCCGGCACTAGGCACGATGGTGGCCACACTGCCCCAAGCAGAGCTGTCCTCCTCAGGGACAAAGGCTGCCAGGGCCACCCCTGGGGCTTTGGGGGAAGGTTCCCTCCTGGAATGTTGAACGAGGGGCCAACCTTCAGGTGCTTCTGCCGGGCTTTCCAAGCACCCTTCTGGGGAGCCCTCAGCAAAGGGCATGGTGGCTGAGTGGCACTCCTGCtcccagggggagggagggctgggcagtGGAGAGCTTTCTGGACCCCTGGCTTCCTGGGGGCACTTCCTTGGCTCAGTCACCTCTGGGCACACGGTGCACGGATCCTGGCTGGCAGCCCTCTCAGAAGCGGAGCAGGAGCCTCCACGCCCACACCTGcgaataatgaaaacattttgtttcaTCAGGTCTCAGGGATGTTGAGGACGAGGCCGCATGACAGGCCAGTTCTCTCCAACCCTCTCGCCTTTAACAGCCACAAGACACACCTGCCCATGCACCTCAGTCCTCTCCATGAAGGCTGCCCCTAAGGCCACTCCTCCTATAACCACTACACATGCTCTCGTTATCCCCAAAATCGAAGCAGGGAGCCCCAAATATTCAGTTTGGGGCTTTTCATGTTGGTCAGTACTGAATAGGGAAGTATGGAAACTAATTCATAATCGTCTAAACTGCAGGAACTCCAAAAGTTTTTAGTAAGTAGAGAGTTTGAATTAGTTTAATGTGGGTTACAAAGAGATCTCAAACACTTCTGAGGATGCTTAGATGTTCAGGAAAAAAGCACAAGTGGGTAAAGTCatgcttcaaaataaaaagctattcTTGGTAACTGTTTACTTGACTCCTCACATTCAAAGGTGGTACTGTGAGGGGCATAGCCCCCAAATCAATCTATTTAGCTGTGGAATTTCTGCAAATGACTGATATGTAAAATTCTTGGGAGCTGAATTACCTTTATACCCATATTTGTCTTAACTTGAACATATTTTGCTGGACAATGTGTGAAGAAAAACTATGGCTCAAATTATGGACTTGCTATAGATAACTAACTACCTAGTTATTGTAAACTAGCCTATTACCTGGCATATTTTGACTGTATTTCTAATTccgtaatattttattaaatgcatttctaaactttaaaagtaatacatggcagatacaaaatttagaaaatgtagaaaaaatatcTCCCACATGCTTGCCACTTGAAGCGTTCTGGCGAATAACATTTTTCTCCATGTGATTTTCTATGGgatgtaatttttgttatttttacataGCTGTGATTCTGTATACTTGCTATGATCAAATATCTTTTGCTATCAAGAGAAATTGCTAAAGGCAAAATTAATAGGAGTATGTCTTTCCTAAGGCTTTTACCATGATGTTTAAAAGAAGATTTGTGGAATCTTCTTGTAActgttacatacacacacattcacatgttCATAGACCCACAGTGTCTTGGATATGACCAGAGGAAAGATCCTACCTGTTTCACTACCAAAACTCTAGCTTCCCATGCAAGGTGAcgcatatatatttttagtgaGAGATGCATACAATGGGAAGGTGAAGtacattccttttaaaaatttagaaatccaTGTCATGGAgtgaattgtgtccccctaaaatCCATGTGTTGAAACGCTAGCCCCCAACATGACTGTACGTGGAGAAGGGGCCTTCATGGAGTTAAAGTTTAAAAAGGTCTTAAGAGCGGAGCCCTGATGCAGTAGGACTGGGGTCCTTCCGAGAAGAGGGAGACAGCAGGAGCGGGCTCGCGCGGggaagacacagcaggaaggACCACCTGCAGCCAAGAGGGGCCTCACCAGAAGCCACCTCTTCTGGCTCCGTAACTCGGaattccagcctctagaactattAGGAAATTAATTCTGCTGCTGAAGCCACCCTGTCTGTGGTGCTCGGTCATGGCAGTATGAGCGGACTAATGCAATGGGTATATGCACTTTACATTGAACTTTGCAATATTTTTGAGGTTCCAAATTTTCCAAAGTGAAACGTTGGGACAATGATAATGGATGAATCCACTGGAAGTAATGCTTTTGCACGGATGATCTCCATTAACCCTGAGGAGAGCCAGCCGAGGTGCTATCACGCCATTTCGTAGATGAGAATTCTGAGAACAGGTTAGGCTTGGATTCGGCGGGCGTCTCACTCCATGGGCCATGATCTTCTCACTCACTCTCTGCTGCCTCGGAGAATAAAAGCTTCCAAGGAGGGAGTCCCAAATTCATCTGTTGAAACCTGTTCCCCAGGGTGATGGTATGAGGACGTAGGGgctctgggaggtgattaggtaaTGAGAGTGGAGCCCACATGAATGGAAGTAGTGTCCTTCTAGAAGAGACCCCAGAGGGCTCCCTCACCCCTCTGCCtttgaggacacagtgagaagacggCTGTCTGAAACAGGAAggaggctctcaccagacacggAGTCTGCTGGCCCCTTGATGCTGAGCTTCCCGGCCTCCAAAACTATGAGCAACTGACATCTGTTGCAATAGCCACTCACCCTCTCCTCTTTACCTgaccccactccagcctcttGCCAAGCCCCTCACCTACGAAATGTTCGTGACATCACACAACATCCTGGAAGGAGGTGTGTACGCATCATCACTACACCAGTCATCCGCATTCAAAAAGGAGATTCAATCACAGGAATAACTAGATACCTATTGCAGCTGATTTCTATTGCTGTTATAATAAATTGCCACAGAATTAGTGGCTTTAGACAgtacaaattaattttcttacagttctataGGAAAATGTCTGACACGGCTCTCACTGGGCTGATATCATGGTGTCAGGGGGCTGTGTTCCCTTCTGGAAGCCCTAGGGACCAAGGCGCTTCCTTGCTTTTCCAGAGGCTGCCCACGTCTGTGACTCACAggctcttcctccatcttcaaagccagcagcgcAGAATCTTCCTCCGGTCCATCTTAGATATTTACATCAATTTCAGGGATTAAGAAGAGGACATccttgctgggggctgggggcatcTAAGATGGACCGGAGAGTGAGGCAGCTACTGTCTCAACCAGATTAGCATTTTCAGACCTAAAAGCCGAGCTAATGAGGGCAAAGAAGAGAAACATCAGAGGGTAAGTTAGGTGAATCCCTCCAATCCTCAGATGGTCACGAGGGCAGCCGCACCCACGCAGAGCCCTGGCCCAGCGCTGCTGACCTGGGTGAAAACACCCGGGTGTGGGTAACGCCCTCAGCCTGGCTTCACTAAAGTACGAGGCTCAGAGGGCTCACCAACCACAGGGCTGTTGTCTCCATGGATTGTTCTGGAACTGCACCTCAGCACTCTGCATGTGGCCATTTTCCTTGTAACAAGCACTTTACATTGAACTGTGTCCCACCCATTCACTAGGGGTCACATTGTTTAGTAGTAATGAGATTGATGGTGTGCAGTTCAGAAATGAAGCGCTCCTATTGATGTCTGCTTGCTCAGGAAGCCCAGATCACAGCCTCCTCCAAACCAAGCTGCTTCTAGTCCCCGCCTCTGACTGGGGAGTGTGTGGGTTACCTTCAGGCTGGCTGAAATCACTGTTATATGGGGACAAGATGGCAAATTCACTTGATTTGGGCACCTTGAAAACTTACGGATCTTACCAGGATCAAATTCCCATTGAGTGTGAGGCACACACTCCCCCAAAGTAAGGATCTAGCTTGGTTTATTTAGCACAAGCTGATCACCAGCAATCCTTTTGACTGCCCATCAGAAGCAATTTTTAAAACCAGATTAAAGACACTCACGAGGAGCAGATTTGCCTTAGGGCAGGAAAAATTCTAAGAACTCATCTGTGAGGGCCCTGCCTTAATTGAAACTTACATAATGCCCTTTATACTTTAAGTCTGAGTCAGAATGTGTGGAGGGGGTTCTGCTCAGAATCCGAAGGCTAGCTCTTGTGGGCTGGGCAGTGTGGCCCTCTCACAGGAGGCTTGCAGTTCAAAGGTGGTTGCTGCCTTTAGGTTGAGGTCAGGAGGGCACACAGATTGCAGACCACGGCCCCCAGCATGACAGTGGGAGAAGCACAGTAGGGGGGTTACTGGGGAGCCCAGGTGATTTGCTGCCCCAAAGGTCTGAGCAGACTATGGAGAGGTAGAAAAGGTCCTCCCTACTACCTTAGCTGGACGATCGCATCCACATGGGTTTCTAAGTGCATAGTTTTGAAGACATACCCATGAACAGACTGGGGATGCTTAAAgggagtgagacagggaccatggatgtagtcagagtagggtgagggcctccggagggggcagggcaggatatttgcagtcagagcaatgtaactacatgcaaagaaacccccctactaaaactctgttaaacattgagctctagaatcattcttcagtgagatcagttgatgttccccagataaagaagagtagcacatgttttattatgctaatcatttgtagccatgtgtaagattcactttagcctAGGCCGATGTGCTGTCTTTcgtccttcagatctgatgaagtgattttgcaaactgagcaactaatttagcaagtaagcccaggcataaacaacacagtaaaaggcaagaaggattccaccttaaagataagattgcattttaatacccaagaagttaagatgttagaaattcttaccttactctttagcaaacaattcctcagcccaccttgggggctgggcaggtggccttgtttcatatgctcccagaccaagatgctggtatctcagagagaaatcatcagaggaagttgcttgtgttaattctaaatattcagggaccacttaacaagtccacgcccctaagtttttttcatgttctcaaaaaatcctcaactgcctataaaactcctagacaaagcaccaccacgggctctcttgtcccctcttggcatgagccaggagctctattctctcactttatctctaaataaaagcctgtaccttgctctcttaCCCTGAGTGTTTGTGAAACTCactcttcggcttcgtgaacaagaaccccggcaccaGGAGGAAGGAGGCCGGTTGAGGAGACACCAAGCCTGGACCCCACACTAGCAGGCATTAAGGGGCCCAACACAGCCATAAAGACAGACTGTCAAGATGGGGAGTTGACAgtactgagcatttactaagGGCAGGTGGTGCTAAGTACTTTCCAGTTACGATTGCATGTAATCCACATGGTAGCCTGGCAGAGTGAATGGCCCCCCCATGCACACATCGAGAAATATTTCAGAGAGGTTCAAGCCTGGACCTGGGGTTGCAGAGCTCCAGTTGCAGGGCAAGATCAAGCCCTGTACTGTCCAGCTCcagggccctgcctcctcccttttCCCTGTACTCGCTGCATCAAGGATGGTGCCACAGTCTCTCTTCCCATCCTGTTGGGTCCTTATCATTCTACTCCCAGGATGCAGCCAGAGCAATGAAGGCTTGATCCTGTCACTCTGCGGGCAGACTCTCCAGTGGTTTCGACCAGCTGTGGCCCCAGCTTACATTCCCTGCTCTGTTCCACCCAGAGCTCCCCACCCCTGCAGCTGCCTGGGGGCTGGAGGCCTCCTGCTCCTCCCAGCACATGTCAGACCCAATCATCACTCCTCACAAAGGCTCCCTAGCCTGGCCTTTGGGATCAAATCTCCTTTCCTAGGCCCACCCAGTGATGGCACTGGTCACCGTTGCCATCATGATCAAGGACTGACGACGATTTCCCCCACTGGAATATAATGGAAACTGGGTCTTCGATTTCCCCCACTGGAGTATAATGGAAACTGGGTCTTGTCTATTTTCAATACTGCATCCCCAGTTTTtttacctggcatatagtaaacatTGAACATATGGATGTATGAgtagatggaaggatggatggatggatggccagtgggagggtggatgggtagatggatggatagttggatggatggatggatggatggatggatgcatgcatggatggatggatggatggatggatggatgcatagaTGGATGCATAGATGGCGAAAtgtttgggtgggtgggtggatgtaTGGTTGGTTGGGTGGGTGGATGCACAGATACAACTGAAACCAAATCAAGGATTCTAAATATGTGGGAATGCTCCCAAATCATGGTGGTCTGATTTGAAGATTAGGAAAGTTCTTTTCTTCCATACCATCATAGCATTCTAGTAATTTGTTAGTCAAAACCTcttaatttacagatgaggaaactgaggctcagaaaagacaaAGTATTTTTGCTGAAATGCTTCTGCAAAAGACAGGAGGTTTTGGCAGCATTTCTCAACAACAAGTCCCTGTGTGCACTGGTGGGTCTGATGCGTTAGAGGGTGCACAGCAAGTCtgcaaatgatttattttaataaattagtcTAATTCAAACGACTAGATTTCCACATATAACCTTATCACTGTTACTCATTGCATTCTAATGTGCTTTCTGGAGAAGGAACAGGAAAGCAAGAGGTACAGGGAGATCTGGTGAGAGAACTGCAGCCCCCGGGATGCAACAATCCTAGTACACCAGACACCTGTGGCAGCTGGGGTGCAGGTGAGGGGCCCAGGGGCTGGAGCTGCTCCTCAGCTCCTTGCATTCATGTCATGGCCCACATATTAGGGGGTTTTCTGACACTTCTAAGCCCTTAGAGAAGTAAGATGCTTCTGCACTGTTCTCTACACCCTTGGGGTTGTCTCCCCAGGAGGAAGTGAGACTTCCCTGACTGGTGAGATAGGGAAGGCTGTCCTCTGGGTACAGTTTCCCCATGGTGTGGTTAGATCATGCCAGGTCACTGAGATGAGCTTGCCCACTggggctgccctccccacccttcaTGACATCCTGAGCTGACAGGCAACCTGGCGTGGTGGGGAGGGTTTGGTCAGGCGGCAGTGTGAGGAGTCCCACTTTGACTTCCCCTCCAGTCCAGCCTTGCCATTGATAAAGctgcctttcttctcctttcctgacTTTGGCGACTAGCTGACCATTGATTCAGAATCTGGATGTGATTAATTAGCTCCCTAAACCCTGACAGGATTAGTGTGGTGTTTACCCCACACGTACATTATTTGGTTATTTCCCCCGCACATTACGAAGCTTGTCAAATATTTGAACTGGCCTCTAGGTCAGGCTGTGCAGGTGACCTTTCTTCAGTAGAAGGGAGGCTGAAACCCTGACCAAGAAAAGTAAACTAAATTCCAGGATGTTTTCAGTTCTTCCCCGCATGAAATCAGAATAAATCTAGTTAATTTGAGGACCATGTAGATCTTCACAGTGACATAGCTAAACTGCCAATCACCTGATCAATTCGCTGTCTTTATTCTTGTcgtttgctttgtatttttttctctgtgaatcATAAGTCTGGTAACCAAGGGGCTCTGGGATTATAAATAATCATGATTCAGAGGTTCTCTACTCTCTATGATATACcacttccttgctttctttttcctttttctatgccAGGCTAGGAAGACTGCCTAAGAAGACACTTTTCTCAAGAACTTCATAAATGATCGAGCCAACTATGATAGATCATTCTGGATCAATTATTAACAGCTGAAAAGAATTGCATAGGATATGCACTCCATGTTTATGTTTCTATCAGGAGCTCTTAAATACCGAATTCTATGTTTCTCATAATATGATTGCTACACGTGCAAGAAAGAAGCTTGCCTGGTCTCTATGTAACGTGGGAAGTACGAGATGAAGCCTGGTTAAACAAGCTTCTTCACTGCAGAACTTCTCAGTGCCTTTGAGACACCGTCATGCAATGTGAGTCAACCAGAAGACATGTCATGGTATTGCCCACACTTGCCATTCCCCAGAAACCTTCCTCCGCCCCTTTACTTGGTAGAGCATTTAATGGGGCTAATGTCCCCCAGAACACAGAGTGGAAAGCACAGCCCCAGTGAAAGAGAGATTTGGTAAGGACATCTCAGGTGCCCTTTAGAGGACAGTTCTCAAAACA
The genomic region above belongs to Manis javanica isolate MJ-LG chromosome 7, MJ_LKY, whole genome shotgun sequence and contains:
- the TACC2 gene encoding transforming acidic coiled-coil-containing protein 2 isoform X25, whose amino-acid sequence is MGNENSTSDNQQQDSGLHNVILWPPHAGPPQRTSSAQSPESVQPPGNSQNIRRKPEEKSGSSGHGDVPRCGRGGSCSASERAASQDPCTVCPEVTEPRKCPQEARGPESSPLPSPPSPWEQECHSATMPFAEGSPEGCLESPAEAPEGWPLVQHSRREPSPKAPGVALAAFVPEEDSSAWGSVATIVPSAGREGGMKEEVDKAASSSHLEQQPGRPPAPLKEQPCAEVSQPGGFGSPGKEAAGGFPPTESGQGVVPKAPAAAHPGKESSAGLEESPTKTETPILQDPAPRASDREKCQVEVMPEDLADDSVFLKPCGSTRKNSGASQEEDINAASQEICQQQMGAHLPCTELPWGSLRPALAPGAGGSRKETLDASDAQHSSQTRGWGAQPGNAVCAPPGDQPEGVLLMSAEQSPHVPAEEVRPAPNLSPQPATWASAAAANPSWLAREMVHGAEIPVLRVPAEELAGAELGGQEKCASDLGRAGVHPEGIPREVPPPLPQEERGELSIKEQGHEVQQGVLPPPLPSTSDESALGPEREAKAPQSPAVVNEESGLPEASPRGQEEAPELPSANPENPQGEQPQALGCRPDPEVEKDEISKLNGTVESQVLPSTDSAQPLREEGPQPTGRLGSVSEGAARSSVAHASDSLPKLHENGRILIPGPDGAGEHVLPEGAGWEGPRLQTKCPHTLQDLGGLGIMDSLPALESEKSDFLSTPAAEVVPKAQEVERRSEIKAMSHPSARTPDNCEEAGLPASPDRSCGLGHDAAGQEARADGPQPPEGEDLAMDSGLTSLSLEHSQQGIPSFPGDSCIRVAAPERPSVPSENHLQPSQSDPDASIFDMLREKTRVCKNGEETYPGDPGLKKLGTDSSQIHVPVTPQEDACLPTCGEKEQASRSELQREHPKDSLSDATRSAARDSVLESPATEQSELSAPVSPELPALGENGQEGARSDRRPSGVGPPAADTSEESSLAGNLNRKENCCAGQGPSKSRQELVGTLEVSSQHEEACLGDGGASEAADTRRLLEGLSKTEKTSANTVGTPPRQPEPVALLDAAHCPPVPAPASPSVTTTQDAPERESGAETQGGRQRPVLAPRKEMEQPATSDAEARELLGSFPSAQEQGRAAETSGNAGRGDLGMQSAPEDAGEAALNAGFLNTGQCPSPGEETSTSAPGEPCQAEQPSASCQDALPPAGELGGIHRSMAEIPEAQAVSSAERLLLSGPPEDAAPDPPYLHVEVAPREGAEDSGEKALSSQGPRAPGESTSPTEAPLLALENATSMKLSLGLPASLPQPAATGREITGAQASGGSSKAGTLEGPVDSMPYLDRMPLLTKGEHMLVEEKAAGAKPYEIPAPPACEEGMAGETAKGTKSIGERMVEPPEDLSRGTSGGLHARSKQTSTVSGFPDFREHITKIFEKAGLRALTADGPQGAPGEKARAGSSERDKDLIVPSPEKLLDGTQGVAIAPLPTPSPGLWVDSKEKKQELAGEAEISCVGPQAPAPEKLPGQVGPVTKQSLRSASVGKEMTGVAQMVQEREKPEGAGGAGPGLGSQAHSQQGRGCQGFASGLSSQVPPQSPREGASLQGDRVPPGKQQQETSTLSCQPGEDGAWGFAQAEALGGVSVCTSALGTSSPLGDVPIVAEAFSEPWTPDTLGGEKRHGGAARISDTPDARGGQSAPEPQAGAVAGAPLQPSPAAGAAGEAEGDVTLSTAETRAHVSGDLPETGTTRMLSGMAWPSVLPGSSGVPGCSEGAPRMEDEAARHGDSSAGLQQAEEQREPELPGPAGNRKVAVSSPPEPDESRDLELHSLAPEAPHGERYFQGKSPGPGPCTLPSVPEKDAPNVTGDVISDEARAVGDAERSVKSSSIADGVIQPAVLGDLENPPLAASSHHGDVISQVSTDLTARSISPAAAHVDLVLPASEHASLPFAPDGDGVEASAPSFQSLTEDVSRSSDSEEAFETPESTTPVKAPPAPPPPPPEVIPEPEISTQPPLEEPGCASESVCVPDGPRSSSVEGSPFHPPPHSSSAVFDEDKPIASSGTYNLDFDNIELVDDFQASEPRSSDSKSQDCKVNARRKSTDSVPTSKSTLSRSLSLQAGDFDGASCTGGTEAGVPAPDAYSSGSGSAASTLKRTKKPRPPSLKKKQTTKKPSETPPVKETQPEPAGESPVPSEENQVAETKTESTKTEGSGPALSEEAPLEPTAVPKAACAPDSESAEAAVPPASGGGRVQNSPPSGRKALPLATAPEAVEVTPLESGGQEDSPAKGLSVRLEFDYSEDKGSWDTQQENPPPTKKIGKKPVAKMPLRRPKMKKTPEKLDNSPASPTRSPAEPNDIPIAKGTYTFDIDKWDDPNFNPFSSTSKMQESPKLPQQSYTFGPDTCDESIDPFKTSSKTPSSPSKSPASFEIPASAIEANGVDGDGLNKPAKKKKTPLKTMVEDVMSVCSLFDTFRVKKSPKRSPLSDPPSQDPTPAVTPETPPVISTVVHATDEEKLAVTSQKWTCMTVDLEADKQDYPQPSDLSTFVNETKFNSPTEDLGYRNSYEIEYMEKIGSSLPRVLANCNQADV